ATTTCGGGCAGGTGGACCATTTGGTTTTAGATGAAGCTGAGGCCACGCTGCCCGCATTTCTTACAGATCTGAAAAACGGATGCCCGAAACAGCTTTACCGGGCGGAAGATTATCCTGAAATACGCTCCAGCCCTATCCCGTTGTGGAGCTTGATTGATATCCGCAGCTATGCGTCGTTGAATATTCAGTACTCCAGAGGATGCCCTTTCAATTGCGAGTTCTGTAATATCACGGCGCTTTTCGGACACAAGCCGCGCACCAAGACTCCGCAGCAAGTAACCGCTGAACTGGACGCAATTTACCGGGAGGGTTGGCGCGGCAGCATCTTTTTTGTGGACGACAATTTTATCGGCAACAAACGTTCACTTAAGCAGCATCTGCTCCCGGCCCTTATCAAATGGCGCCAGGACAAAAAAGGGTGCGCTTTTTTTACTGAATCATCAATTAACCTCGCCGATGACCCGGAACTCATGGACATGATGGCCGAGGCTGGATTCGATGCCGTTTTTATCGGCATAGAGACGCCGGAGCCTGACAGCCTCGCCGAATGCTGCAAGACGCAAAATACAAACAGGGATCTGCTTTGCGACGTTAAAAAAATACATCGCTCAGGATTGCAGGTTATGGGAGGCTTCATCGTCGGCTTTGACAGCGATCCGCCTTCGATTTTCCAACGCCAGATCGATTTTATTCAGCAAAGCGGGATTGTAACGGCCATGGTGGGCATGCTCCAAGCCATTCCGGGAACCCGGTTGTTTGAGCGCCTTGCAGGGGAACAGCGCGTATACGAGGATTTTTCCGGCGATAACGTGGATGGCCGAACCAATATCATCCCGGCTATGGGTTTGGAAAAACTTACCGATGGTTACCGAGCAATCATGCAGCATATCTACTCGCCCAGAAACTATTATCAGCGGGTCAGGCATATTTTAAAGGAGCTCAAAGAGCCCTCGGTTACCTCTTCAGCAGATTGGCAGCGAGTCTTCGCGTTTTGGCGCGCCTGCCTGCGGTTGGGCGTTTTGGGGAAAGAAAGGTTCCAATATTGGCGGCTGTTGGCGTGGACCCTGACGCGGAGACCCCGGCTCCTTTCCTTGGCGGTCACCCTGGCCATATACGGTTACCATTATAGGAGGATATGCGAGCTGCACATTCTTTGAACAAGAAAAGTGAATATTCAATGGGAATTAGGATTCGTGTTATTCCCTTGGACCAAACACGCATCGATGAAGTCGATCGGTTCATGAGCGGGAGGTAAGTTATGACTGAATGGAATCACCCCGTAAAGGGATCCATAACGCCGCTGGAAGACGTGCTGGAGAGAATACGGCAGCAGTTAAAAAGATACAAAGGGGGGCCGCTCCTCATCCTTGCCGCCGTTTTGGTGGTGATGGTCTTATGGACCGCATGGTTCACCGTTCAACCCGAGGAGACGGGGATCGTACAACGTTTCGGCAAGGTCATACGCACGGCTGGTCCGGGACTGCATTTCAAATTGCCTTATGGCATCGAAAAAGTCCGTCTGCTGCCCACCGCTCGAGTGCTCAAAGAGGAGTTCGGGTTTCGGACGGTCTCGGTTTCCACCGTCCCTGGTGAAAAGACCCGCTATGATACGCGCGGCGAATACAAGGATGAGTCGCTGATGCTCACCGGAGATCTAAACGTCATCGATGTCCAGTGGATCATCCAATACCGCATCGAAGACCCGATCCGTTACCTTTTCCAGGTTCGCGACACATCGAAAACAATCCGCGACACCACAGAGGCGGTGATGCGCCGGGCGGTGGGCAACCGTCTGGGCAGCGATGTGCTGACCACCGGAAGAGTGGCGGTTGCCAGTGAAGCCAAAACCGAGATCCAGAAAATTCTGACGTCCTATGAGTCCGGCGTGCGCCTGGTTACCGTGGAACTGCAGGATGTAACTCCACCTGATTCGGTCAAGCCGGCTTTCAATGAGGTCAACGAATCGCGCCAGGACAGAGAGCGAACGATCAATAAAGCCCAGGAACAGGCCAACCGCGAAATCCCCAAAGCCCGGGGTGTGGCTACGCAAAGCATAAGCGAGGCCGAGGGCTACGCACTGGAACGTATCAACCGGGCTGAAGGAGAGGCCACCCGTTTTGAGGCCATTTTGGGACAGTACCAACAGGCGCCGCAGGTCACTCGCCGACGGTTGTACCTGGAGGCCATGACAGGATTCCTATCAGATATGAAAGGACTCTATATCGTGGATCAGGACCAGAAGGCCATGGTGCCATGGCTTCCAATTGAGTCCGGCACGCAACCACCGGCAAAAGGGGGACAGCCATGAAGTTTACCGTCAAAGCAATAACCATCGCGATCGCGATAGTGATCGTTTTCGTCCTCTATAGCAGCCTATACACTTTGGAAGAGGGCCTGCAGGCCATTGTCGTGCAGTTCGGCCGGCCTGTTGGGGAATCGGTGACCGAGGCGGGCTTGCACATGAAAATGCCCTTTATACAGGAGGTCCGGCGCTTTGAAAAGCGCCTGCTGGTCTGGGACGGTGATCCGAACCAGGTTCCCACCAAGGGGCGCGAGTTCATCTGGGTGGACACCACCGCCAGATGGCGGATTTCCGACGCGAAAAAATTCCTGGAGAACGTGGCCAGCGAAGAAGGCGCTCAGTCGCGACTGAACGACATCCTCGATTCCGTGGTGCGCGACCAGGTGTCGAGCAGCGAACTCGTGGAGCTTGTGCGCAGCGCCTCGTGGGAAGCGCCCGAGGACGAAGCCCTGAAAGAGGTCCCCAAAGAGCGCGAAGAAGAGCTTAAAAGGGAGATTGCCCGTGGAAGAGAGGAGATCACCCGCACCATACTGACGGAAGCGCAAAAGATCATTCCGCAATATGGAATCGAGCTGGTGGATGTCCGCATCAAGCGCCTTGATTATGTGGAAAGCGTTCGCGAAAAGGTCTACGAGCGCATGATTTCCGAGCGCAAACGCATTGCCGCGCAGTTCCGCTCCGAAGGCGAGGGACGCAGCGCCGAGATTTTAGGGACAATGGAAAAAGAGTTGCGCCGGATACGCTCCACCGCTTACCGCCGGGTGCAAGAGGTCCAAGGCAAAGCCGACGCCGAGGCTACGCAGATTTACGGGCGAGCCTACAATAAAAATCCGGAATTCTATGCTTTTTTGAGCACCCTTGAAAGCTACAAGGAGAGGACCAATCCGAACTCCGTGTTGATTCTCACCACGGACAGCGACTTTTATCACTACATTAAAACCGCCGATTCGGGGCCGACGCAGGCTCCGCCGGCGCCGTAATCGCGAGTGTTGGGAGAAGAAGCACTTCGCGGCATAACCGTTTGGACAGGATGCGGGGAATTGCACGCCGGCATTCACAGGCGATGGCGAGAAAGCATCCTCCGGGGAGGACGTTCATGCAGACGAATCTGGAATTCGAAAATATCGAACACGTTTTGGCGCAGGCTGACGAACTGATCCAACAGATCAGTTCCGAAATCCGTAGCGACACGGAAGATGCGCATCTAATGAAGCTCGAATTGCGCGCTCGGAATTTGAAAAAGATACAATCTGAAGTGCAAAGTGAAAAGGCGAAGAGCGAGGCTTATCAGTTGAGCCACAGCACCGAGGGAATCCACGAGGCGATCCAGGAGATTGCCAAGGCCATGGAGCAGTATAAACGATATCTCGCCGGTGATCGTCCGAATAAGGTCGAATGAAGGACGGGGTCTCTGTTCATTCAGTATGTGGAGATCACGGTTCAAGGCGAAGACAATCGTCAGGAGTGTACACTAAATTTGACGCACAGGAATATCAACATGGCATCCAATGACAAAAAAGACCCATTCATCAGTCTTGTGGACAAGCTGCGCTCATTTTTCGGCTTCGGCAATCATCCGAAAAAACAGACCGGGTTGCCAGGCAAGAAGCATTTCAGCATCTGGTATTTCATTTTCGCCATGATTGCATTTTCCTATCTGCAACCGTTGCTGTTCTCCCCCAAAACAGAAGCAATTTTATATAGTCAATTTAAACAATATGTTAGTCAGGGCCTCGTAAGCGACTTGATCATCCGGCCTGAAAGCATCAAAGGCACGCTTGCAGGGCCGCCCAAAAGAGCGTTTACGACCGTTCGGGTGAATGATCCGGACCTGGTGAAGGAACTGGATGAGAGCAAAATCAGCTATTCCGGACGATATGAAAATAGATTTCTGAGCAGCCTCCTGTCCTGGGTTCTACCCCTTGGCATTTTTTTCCTGATTTGGCGGTTTGCCATGAAAAAGATGGGAACGGGGATGGGGGTCATGTCTTTTTCCAAGAGCAAAGCAAAAATTTTTGCGGAAACTGATACCAAGGTTTCTTTTGCCGATGTGGCCGGAATCGATGAGGCCAGGGAAGAGCTTGAGGAGGTGGTGGAGTTTCTTCAAACCCCTGAAAAATTTCAGAAACTGGGTGGGAGAATACCCAAAGGGGTGCTCCTGGTCGGCCCTCCTGGAACCGGCAAAACCCTTCTGGCCCGGGCCGTGGCCGGGGAGGCTAAGGCGCCATTCTTTTCCATCAGCGGGTCCGAATTCGTGGAGATGTTCGTCGGCGTGGGGGCGGCCCGCGTTCGCGATCTGTTCTCGCAGGCTGCGGCGCAAGCGCCTTGTATCATTTTCATAGACGAACTGGACGCCCTGGGCAAAGCCCGGGGGATGAATGTGATGGGCGGACATGACGAACGGGAACAAACCCTGAACCAGCTCCTGGTGGAGATGGATGGCTTTGACGCCAATAAAGGCGTCATCATCATGGCCGCCACCAACCGGCCGGAAATTCTGGATCCTGCCTTGCTGCGCCCGGGACGCCTGGACCGGCAGGTTTTGGTGGATCGCCCGGATATCAACGGACGGGAGGCCATTTTAAAAATACATTCCATAAACGTAACATTGGGACCCGATGTGGATCTGCGCAGGATCGCCGGCCGAACCCCAGGCTTTGTGGGCGCCGACTTGGCCAACATCATTAATGAAGCCGCCCTGCTGGCGGCCCGCAACGATAAAGAAACCGTGGATTCGGCCGATTTCGACGAGGCCATTGACCGGGTGGTCGCGGGTTTGCAGAAAAAAAACCGGGTGATGACTGCGCAGGAGAAGGAAATCGTCGCCTTTCATGAATCCGGACACGCCATTGTGGCCGAATCTGTCGAGCATGCCGACCCTGTTCATAAAATTTCCATCATTCCCCGCGGAATAGCGGCCCTCGGCTATACCCAGCAGCAGCCCACGGAAGACCGTTATTTATTGACGCGCTCGGAGTTGATCGATCGTTTGGCCGTTCTTTTGGGCGGACGGGTGGCGGAGGAGGTGGTGTTTAATGAAATATCCACCGGGGCGCAAAATGACCTTCAACGGGCCTCCGACATCGCCCGGGCCATGGTCACGGAGTACGGCATGAGCGATCTGCTGGGCCTTGTAAGCTATGGGAGTCCGCGCAAGGCGCTGTTTATGCCGGAAGGCTTTTCCACTGGCAAAAATTACAGCGAAACCAAAGCCGCGCAAATTGATGACGAGATCACACGGATCGTCGATGAAGCCCATCAGCGCGTACGCAAAATCCTTTCCGAGCGGCGAACAGTCCTCGATGATTTGGCCCGTCTTCTTTCGCAGAAGGAAAGCGTTCAGGGCGAGGAGCTAAGACAGATGCTGGCGGCTGCGCCTTGAA
This portion of the Desulfatibacillum aliphaticivorans DSM 15576 genome encodes:
- a CDS encoding B12-binding domain-containing radical SAM protein produces the protein MQPVGNPHFHGIPWRGNGCRLFDQRPQIEFRCAAKEPYEMNILLIYPKFPDTFWSFSYALRFIGKKLAFPPLGLITVAALLPEQFQMRLVDLNVEALGDDDLAWADMAFISAMAVQRESAVQVIDRCKVKGLKIVAGGPLFTSQPNDFGQVDHLVLDEAEATLPAFLTDLKNGCPKQLYRAEDYPEIRSSPIPLWSLIDIRSYASLNIQYSRGCPFNCEFCNITALFGHKPRTKTPQQVTAELDAIYREGWRGSIFFVDDNFIGNKRSLKQHLLPALIKWRQDKKGCAFFTESSINLADDPELMDMMAEAGFDAVFIGIETPEPDSLAECCKTQNTNRDLLCDVKKIHRSGLQVMGGFIVGFDSDPPSIFQRQIDFIQQSGIVTAMVGMLQAIPGTRLFERLAGEQRVYEDFSGDNVDGRTNIIPAMGLEKLTDGYRAIMQHIYSPRNYYQRVRHILKELKEPSVTSSADWQRVFAFWRACLRLGVLGKERFQYWRLLAWTLTRRPRLLSLAVTLAIYGYHYRRICELHIL
- the hflK gene encoding FtsH protease activity modulator HflK, with the protein product MTEWNHPVKGSITPLEDVLERIRQQLKRYKGGPLLILAAVLVVMVLWTAWFTVQPEETGIVQRFGKVIRTAGPGLHFKLPYGIEKVRLLPTARVLKEEFGFRTVSVSTVPGEKTRYDTRGEYKDESLMLTGDLNVIDVQWIIQYRIEDPIRYLFQVRDTSKTIRDTTEAVMRRAVGNRLGSDVLTTGRVAVASEAKTEIQKILTSYESGVRLVTVELQDVTPPDSVKPAFNEVNESRQDRERTINKAQEQANREIPKARGVATQSISEAEGYALERINRAEGEATRFEAILGQYQQAPQVTRRRLYLEAMTGFLSDMKGLYIVDQDQKAMVPWLPIESGTQPPAKGGQP
- the hflC gene encoding protease modulator HflC, with the protein product MKFTVKAITIAIAIVIVFVLYSSLYTLEEGLQAIVVQFGRPVGESVTEAGLHMKMPFIQEVRRFEKRLLVWDGDPNQVPTKGREFIWVDTTARWRISDAKKFLENVASEEGAQSRLNDILDSVVRDQVSSSELVELVRSASWEAPEDEALKEVPKEREEELKREIARGREEITRTILTEAQKIIPQYGIELVDVRIKRLDYVESVREKVYERMISERKRIAAQFRSEGEGRSAEILGTMEKELRRIRSTAYRRVQEVQGKADAEATQIYGRAYNKNPEFYAFLSTLESYKERTNPNSVLILTTDSDFYHYIKTADSGPTQAPPAP
- the ftsH gene encoding ATP-dependent zinc metalloprotease FtsH is translated as MASNDKKDPFISLVDKLRSFFGFGNHPKKQTGLPGKKHFSIWYFIFAMIAFSYLQPLLFSPKTEAILYSQFKQYVSQGLVSDLIIRPESIKGTLAGPPKRAFTTVRVNDPDLVKELDESKISYSGRYENRFLSSLLSWVLPLGIFFLIWRFAMKKMGTGMGVMSFSKSKAKIFAETDTKVSFADVAGIDEAREELEEVVEFLQTPEKFQKLGGRIPKGVLLVGPPGTGKTLLARAVAGEAKAPFFSISGSEFVEMFVGVGAARVRDLFSQAAAQAPCIIFIDELDALGKARGMNVMGGHDEREQTLNQLLVEMDGFDANKGVIIMAATNRPEILDPALLRPGRLDRQVLVDRPDINGREAILKIHSINVTLGPDVDLRRIAGRTPGFVGADLANIINEAALLAARNDKETVDSADFDEAIDRVVAGLQKKNRVMTAQEKEIVAFHESGHAIVAESVEHADPVHKISIIPRGIAALGYTQQQPTEDRYLLTRSELIDRLAVLLGGRVAEEVVFNEISTGAQNDLQRASDIARAMVTEYGMSDLLGLVSYGSPRKALFMPEGFSTGKNYSETKAAQIDDEITRIVDEAHQRVRKILSERRTVLDDLARLLSQKESVQGEELRQMLAAAP